One region of Anaeromyxobacter paludicola genomic DNA includes:
- a CDS encoding sensor histidine kinase, protein MTPLRIATLYALIGAIWILFSDRLMEALVEDPVQRGYYATAKGWGYVFVTAVLLYALIRHGSAGLRRIERQMRAVVDSMSDGVLVVDRDLRVVAANPAAAELLGHPPQDLLRNLSELAGGGRLRDEDGKPIPLERLSTRRALAGESVHYEARYLRPDGREVFLRVSTAPVRGEEQGPVRLTVAVLRDRTEEKRFEDLREEFFSTAAHEFKTPLAVVKAYAQLISKRQESERPALQTVIRQVERLNRLVQHLLEVSRFRLGNAELRRTAFDLVPLADEVVQRMQAVASGHRLRFHPCPAAPVNADRERVEQVLVNLIDNAVRFSPEGGDVDATVRVTEGQAVVSIRDRGLGIPADRQPHVFERFYRAHAGTSEDYGGLGVGLEMSREIVARHGGRIWFESEPGEGSTFSFSLPLAEETT, encoded by the coding sequence CCTCTTCTCCGACCGGCTGATGGAGGCGCTGGTGGAGGATCCGGTCCAGCGGGGCTACTACGCCACCGCCAAGGGCTGGGGGTACGTCTTCGTCACCGCGGTCCTGCTCTACGCCCTCATCCGCCACGGCTCGGCCGGCCTGCGCCGCATCGAGCGGCAGATGCGGGCGGTGGTGGACAGCATGAGCGACGGCGTGCTGGTGGTGGACCGGGACCTGCGCGTCGTGGCGGCCAACCCCGCGGCGGCCGAGCTGCTCGGCCATCCTCCGCAGGACCTGCTCCGGAACCTGTCGGAGCTCGCCGGCGGCGGCCGGCTCCGCGACGAGGACGGGAAGCCCATCCCGCTCGAGCGCCTCTCGACCCGCCGCGCCCTCGCCGGCGAGTCGGTCCACTACGAGGCGCGCTACCTGCGGCCGGACGGGCGCGAGGTGTTCCTGCGGGTCTCGACGGCGCCCGTGCGGGGCGAGGAGCAGGGGCCGGTCCGGCTCACGGTGGCGGTGCTGCGCGACCGGACCGAGGAGAAGCGGTTCGAGGACCTGCGCGAGGAGTTCTTCTCGACCGCGGCGCACGAGTTCAAGACGCCGCTCGCGGTGGTGAAGGCCTACGCGCAGCTCATCTCCAAGCGGCAGGAGAGCGAGCGGCCCGCCCTGCAGACCGTCATCCGGCAGGTGGAGCGGCTCAACCGCCTGGTGCAGCACCTGCTCGAGGTCTCGCGCTTCCGGCTCGGCAACGCCGAGCTGCGCCGGACCGCCTTCGACCTCGTGCCGCTGGCGGACGAGGTGGTGCAGCGGATGCAGGCCGTGGCCTCGGGGCACCGGCTCCGCTTCCACCCCTGCCCCGCCGCCCCGGTGAACGCCGACCGGGAGCGCGTGGAGCAGGTGCTCGTGAACCTCATCGACAACGCGGTCCGCTTCTCCCCGGAGGGCGGCGACGTGGACGCGACGGTGCGCGTCACCGAGGGCCAGGCGGTGGTCTCGATCCGGGACCGCGGCCTCGGCATCCCGGCGGACCGGCAGCCGCACGTCTTCGAGCGCTTCTACCGCGCCCACGCGGGCACCTCCGAGGACTACGGCGGGCTAGGCGTCGGGCTCGAGATGAGCCGGGAGATCGTCGCCCGCCACGGCGGCCGGATCTGGTTCGAGAGCGAGCCGGGCGAGGGGTCCACCTTCTCCTTCAGCCTCCCGCTCGCCGAGGAGACCACATGA
- a CDS encoding response regulator, producing MTGRRDVLVVEDDADLSALMEMVLLDAGFTVRRAADGLEALEQVEAAMPGVILLDMRMPRMNGWEFAREFRRRWDRGAPILVITAAENAKARATEIGAEGWLEKPFDLDDVIAAVSRYVPPAPARPAPGI from the coding sequence ATGACGGGCCGACGCGACGTGCTGGTGGTCGAGGACGACGCCGACCTGTCGGCGCTCATGGAGATGGTGCTCCTCGACGCGGGCTTCACGGTGCGCCGCGCCGCCGACGGGCTGGAGGCGCTCGAGCAGGTCGAGGCGGCGATGCCGGGGGTGATCCTGCTCGACATGCGGATGCCGCGCATGAACGGCTGGGAGTTCGCCCGCGAGTTCCGGCGGCGCTGGGACCGCGGCGCGCCCATCCTCGTCATCACGGCGGCCGAGAACGCCAAGGCGCGCGCCACCGAGATCGGGGCCGAGGGCTGGCTCGAGAAGCCGTTCGACCTCGACGACGTCATCGCGGCGGTGAGCCGCTACGTCCCGCCGGCCCCGGCCCGCCCCGCGCCGGGGATCTGA
- a CDS encoding heavy metal translocating P-type ATPase, translating to MTENAPTSLAAAATPPAPHDPVCGMEVDPATAPGGTVTRGKLVLPFCGARCRERFEAAPEDFLWKDPVCGMEVNPKAPKGGRLEHAGRAYGFCSPKCLAKFAADPEGFLARGPGSMAGPAPAAPPGGEVVWVCPMDPEVREKEPVPCPICGMALEPMVVGGMPLADERNPELENMSRRFWWGLGPTALVLLLAMGDMLLGMPLTHGLGARPFALVQLALSSPVVLWAGWPFFERAWVSLRSRRFNMFTLIGLGTGAAYTFSAAAALLPAEAFPEAFRGHGGAVPVYFESAAVIVELVLLGQVLELKARSRVSGALRALLGLAPKTARLVRPSGEEVDLPVEEVRPGDRLRVRPGEKVPVDGRVLSGGSSVDESMVSGEPIPVEKRPGDPVTGATVNGNGGFVMEAERVGKDTLLAQIVRMVGDAQRSRAPIQRLADEVAGWFVPAVVTASVLAFAAWALLGPDPRLAHALVAAVAVLIIACPCALGLATPMAIMVGTGRGAAAGVLVKNAEALERFEKVDVLLVDKTGTLTEGKPRLTEVAAAEGVEEEEVLRVAGALERGSEHPLAAAILAGERERLGGATGALEVQDFRAVPGKGIEAQVAGRPAALGSATFLAGLGADTSPLHSRADGLRARGATVVFLAVGGRLAGLLAVEDPVKPSAAGAVKALREEGLRVVMVTGDSRATALAVAAAVGIDEVEAEVLPQEKAAVVARHKGAGQRVAMAGDGINDAPALAAADVGVAMGTGTDVAMESAGLTLVKGDLGGIVRARRLSRAVMRNIRQNLFWAFAYNVAGVPLAAGVLYPWFGVLLSPMIASAAMSFSSVTVIGNALRLRRVRLG from the coding sequence ATGACCGAGAACGCGCCCACCTCCCTCGCCGCCGCCGCCACGCCTCCCGCGCCCCACGACCCGGTCTGCGGGATGGAGGTCGATCCCGCCACCGCCCCGGGCGGCACCGTCACCCGCGGCAAGCTCGTGCTGCCGTTCTGCGGCGCGCGCTGCCGCGAGCGGTTCGAGGCCGCGCCCGAGGACTTCCTCTGGAAGGACCCGGTCTGCGGCATGGAGGTGAACCCGAAGGCGCCCAAGGGCGGCCGCCTGGAGCACGCCGGCCGGGCCTACGGCTTCTGCAGCCCCAAGTGCCTCGCGAAGTTCGCGGCCGATCCGGAGGGCTTCCTCGCCCGCGGGCCCGGCTCGATGGCCGGCCCGGCGCCGGCCGCGCCTCCCGGCGGCGAGGTGGTCTGGGTCTGCCCGATGGATCCCGAGGTCCGCGAGAAGGAGCCGGTCCCGTGCCCGATCTGCGGCATGGCGCTCGAGCCGATGGTGGTGGGCGGGATGCCGCTCGCCGACGAGCGCAACCCCGAGCTCGAGAACATGAGCCGCCGCTTCTGGTGGGGCCTCGGGCCGACCGCCCTGGTCCTGCTCCTCGCGATGGGCGACATGCTGCTCGGGATGCCGCTCACCCACGGCCTCGGGGCGCGGCCGTTCGCCCTCGTCCAGCTCGCCCTCTCCTCTCCGGTGGTGCTCTGGGCGGGCTGGCCGTTCTTCGAGCGGGCCTGGGTCTCGCTCCGCAGCCGCCGCTTCAACATGTTCACGCTCATCGGCCTCGGGACCGGCGCCGCCTACACCTTCAGCGCGGCGGCGGCCCTGCTCCCGGCCGAGGCGTTCCCGGAGGCGTTCCGCGGCCACGGCGGCGCGGTGCCGGTCTACTTCGAGTCGGCGGCGGTCATCGTGGAGCTGGTCCTGCTCGGGCAGGTGCTCGAGCTCAAGGCCCGCAGCCGCGTGTCGGGCGCGCTCCGGGCGCTGCTCGGGCTCGCCCCCAAGACGGCGCGCCTGGTGCGCCCCTCCGGCGAGGAGGTGGACCTGCCGGTCGAGGAGGTGCGGCCGGGAGACCGGCTGCGCGTCCGCCCCGGCGAGAAGGTCCCGGTGGACGGGCGGGTGCTCTCCGGCGGCTCGTCGGTGGACGAGTCGATGGTCTCGGGCGAGCCGATCCCGGTGGAGAAGCGGCCCGGCGATCCGGTGACCGGCGCGACGGTGAACGGAAACGGCGGCTTCGTGATGGAGGCCGAGCGGGTGGGCAAGGACACCCTGCTCGCGCAGATCGTCCGGATGGTCGGCGACGCCCAGCGGAGCCGGGCCCCCATCCAGCGGCTCGCGGACGAGGTGGCCGGCTGGTTCGTGCCGGCGGTGGTGACGGCGTCGGTGCTCGCCTTCGCGGCCTGGGCGCTCCTCGGCCCGGACCCGCGGCTCGCCCACGCGCTGGTGGCCGCCGTGGCGGTCCTCATCATCGCCTGCCCGTGCGCGCTCGGGCTGGCGACGCCGATGGCCATCATGGTGGGGACCGGCCGCGGCGCCGCCGCGGGCGTGCTGGTGAAGAACGCCGAGGCGCTGGAGCGGTTCGAGAAGGTGGACGTGCTCCTCGTGGACAAGACCGGCACGCTCACCGAGGGCAAGCCGCGCCTCACGGAGGTGGCGGCCGCCGAGGGGGTCGAAGAAGAGGAGGTGCTGCGGGTGGCGGGGGCGCTCGAGCGCGGGAGCGAGCACCCGCTCGCGGCGGCCATCCTCGCGGGGGAGCGGGAGCGGCTCGGCGGCGCGACGGGCGCGCTCGAGGTCCAGGACTTCCGCGCCGTGCCCGGGAAGGGGATCGAGGCCCAGGTGGCCGGGCGGCCCGCCGCGCTCGGGAGCGCCACCTTCCTCGCCGGGCTCGGCGCCGACACCTCCCCGCTCCACTCCCGCGCCGACGGGCTCCGCGCCCGGGGCGCCACGGTGGTGTTCCTGGCGGTCGGCGGGCGGCTCGCGGGGCTGCTCGCGGTGGAGGATCCGGTGAAGCCGTCGGCCGCCGGCGCGGTGAAGGCGCTGCGCGAGGAGGGGCTGCGGGTGGTGATGGTCACCGGCGACAGCCGCGCCACCGCGCTCGCGGTGGCCGCCGCGGTCGGGATCGACGAGGTGGAGGCGGAGGTGCTGCCGCAGGAGAAGGCGGCGGTGGTGGCGCGCCACAAGGGCGCGGGGCAGCGGGTGGCCATGGCCGGCGACGGCATCAACGACGCCCCGGCGCTCGCCGCCGCCGACGTCGGGGTGGCCATGGGCACCGGGACCGACGTGGCGATGGAGAGCGCCGGGCTCACGCTCGTGAAGGGGGACCTCGGGGGCATCGTGCGCGCCCGCCGGCTCTCGCGGGCGGTGATGCGCAACATCCGCCAGAACCTCTTCTGGGCCTTCGCCTACAACGTGGCCGGGGTGCCGCTCGCGGCGGGGGTGCTCTACCCCTGGTTCGGCGTGCTCCTCAGCCCGATGATCGCCAGCGCCGCGATGAGCTTCTCGAGCGTGACGGTCATCGGGAACGCGCTGCGGCTGCGGCGGGTGCGGCTGGGGTAG
- a CDS encoding alpha/beta fold hydrolase produces MGERRRAIGALAALSLWVAAGPAEAEGTAPSYPGQKEGDWEARDFRFQGGETLATVRLHYVTLGTPRRDAAGRVTNAVLLLHGTSGTSRSLLVPTIAGELFGPGQPLDASRWYVILPDGLGRGGSTKPSDGLRARFPRYGYGDVVALQYLLVTQGLGVDRLRLVAGTSMGGMQTWMWAERYPDRVDAAMPIACQPIAISGRNLLFRHILTQAIRADPEWRGGDYSSQPKGWLATAPLWPMMLDSPARLQSRGPTRKAALALYDELRAGMERHDTNDFLYWVESSWDYDPEPGLTAIRARVLALNFADDAINPAEIPVEPLVKRVPRGRFVLVPASERTRGHNTLALAAVWKPYLLELLRELDGR; encoded by the coding sequence ATGGGCGAGCGACGTCGCGCGATCGGGGCGCTGGCCGCCCTGTCTCTCTGGGTCGCCGCCGGTCCGGCCGAGGCGGAAGGGACCGCGCCGAGCTACCCGGGCCAGAAGGAAGGCGACTGGGAAGCGCGCGACTTCCGCTTCCAGGGCGGCGAGACCCTGGCGACGGTCCGGCTCCACTACGTCACCCTCGGCACGCCTCGGCGAGACGCCGCCGGGCGGGTGACCAACGCGGTCCTGCTCCTGCATGGAACGAGCGGCACCAGCCGCAGCCTGCTCGTCCCGACCATCGCCGGCGAGCTCTTCGGGCCGGGCCAGCCGCTCGACGCCTCGCGCTGGTACGTGATCCTGCCGGACGGGCTGGGCCGGGGCGGCTCGACCAAGCCGAGCGACGGACTGCGGGCGCGCTTTCCGAGGTACGGCTACGGCGACGTGGTGGCGCTGCAGTACCTGCTCGTGACGCAGGGGCTGGGCGTGGACCGGCTGCGGCTCGTCGCCGGCACCTCGATGGGCGGGATGCAGACGTGGATGTGGGCGGAGCGCTACCCGGACAGGGTGGACGCCGCCATGCCGATCGCCTGCCAGCCCATCGCCATCTCGGGGCGCAACCTGCTCTTCCGGCACATCCTGACGCAGGCGATCCGCGCCGACCCGGAGTGGCGCGGGGGCGACTACTCCTCCCAGCCGAAGGGATGGCTCGCCACCGCGCCGCTCTGGCCCATGATGCTCGACAGCCCCGCGCGCCTGCAGTCCCGCGGCCCCACCCGCAAGGCGGCGCTGGCGCTCTACGACGAGCTCCGCGCCGGGATGGAGAGGCACGACACCAACGACTTCCTCTACTGGGTGGAGTCGTCGTGGGACTACGATCCGGAGCCGGGGCTCACCGCCATCCGCGCCCGCGTCCTGGCGCTGAACTTCGCCGACGACGCGATCAACCCGGCCGAGATCCCGGTGGAGCCCCTCGTGAAGCGGGTGCCGCGCGGCCGGTTCGTCCTCGTCCCCGCGAGCGAGCGGACGCGGGGGCACAACACGCTCGCGCTGGCCGCCGTCTGGAAGCCCTACCTCCTGGAGCTGCTGCGCGAGCTGGACGGCCGCTGA
- a CDS encoding V-type ATP synthase subunit D — protein MERIATTRMGLMEVRARLSIARQGAKLLRGKREVLAAEFFRLMNEVVEARTRLDERLAAAAGALTLARCADGPAWLESLALPARRDVAVAVEEGQVWGVAVPKVTAPPVTRAPETRGTPLGDWSAMAIEAARLHEEALEVLLGFATRELHLKRLGEEIQETSRRINALEQLVLPRLGSEAARIALALEEQGREDVVRLRRGRG, from the coding sequence ATGGAGCGGATCGCGACGACGCGCATGGGGCTCATGGAGGTGCGGGCGCGGCTCTCGATCGCCCGCCAGGGCGCGAAGCTGCTGCGCGGCAAGCGTGAGGTGCTCGCGGCCGAGTTCTTCCGGCTCATGAACGAGGTGGTGGAGGCCCGCACCCGGCTCGACGAGCGGCTCGCCGCCGCCGCGGGGGCGCTCACCCTGGCCCGCTGCGCCGACGGCCCCGCCTGGCTCGAGTCGCTCGCGCTCCCGGCGCGCCGCGACGTCGCGGTGGCGGTGGAGGAGGGGCAGGTCTGGGGCGTGGCGGTGCCCAAGGTGACCGCGCCGCCGGTGACCCGCGCGCCCGAGACGCGCGGCACCCCGCTCGGCGACTGGAGCGCCATGGCGATCGAGGCCGCCCGGCTGCACGAGGAGGCGCTCGAGGTGCTGCTCGGCTTCGCCACCCGCGAGCTGCACCTCAAGCGGCTCGGCGAGGAGATCCAGGAGACGAGCCGGCGCATCAACGCCCTCGAGCAGCTGGTGCTGCCGCGGCTCGGCTCGGAGGCCGCCCGCATCGCGCTCGCCCTCGAGGAGCAGGGGCGCGAGGACGTGGTGCGGCTCCGGAGGGGGAGGGGTTAG